Part of the Cydia fagiglandana chromosome 2, ilCydFagi1.1, whole genome shotgun sequence genome, TAGTTACAATCTTAAATAATAGTTAGACTGGTAAAAACAACTCAATTCATCGCAATTcacttgttattttaatttaaataatgttgAATTGTTGATTGAAACGAAATTATAATGCCAAATACGACCATTTAAACCATAAACAATTTAAGGGCGCCATACACGAGCTGTCAGGATTCTGACAGGAAAGGTCCGAATTGTTGTTTTAAAACCGTTGTATTTACGTAGCAAAATTGATGAAATAGTGTCTCGTAACTACGATTCcgcaataattcaaaataaaaaaaataattttaggtTTCTGAAAAGGACTCCGATCGTTATGTTTTCTTcctatatttaacataaaataattttcaaacatATGATTTGGACCATATAttaactgtaaaaaaaaaaagtagtgtCAACAGTGTCACTGTCACGCACATGGTGGTGCTTGTTTGTTTGCGATGATCGTGTTGCATTTATAATCATCAGTTTTCCAAAAAATAAGCTATATGAAATGAATTATTGTTCTTTAAATATTTCATAGTTTTGTCAGATTTTAAGTATCCATGTCAAAATAAGTTATCATGTCCGAAGAAAAAACATATCCAAAATTTAAAAGCTTAAAGGATGAACTCTCCAAAACTACTTTGAAAGCCATTAAAAATATGGGCTTTAAGCACATGACTGCGGTACAAGCAGAAGTAATACCCACAGCACTAGATGGTCGTGATGTAGTGGCTACAGCAAAGACTGGTTCAGGAAAAACTTTGGCTTTCTTGGTTCCAGTTGTGGAATCTATAAGAAAACACTTAATGGATAGTCCAATCACAGGtgcgacaatttttttaataatctatGAAGAATGATTTAtcaaagaataaaaatattatacaagTTTCTTGCACCTTGTCCTGTCCTTGTCCTTGCATTGTCCAACAAACataaagattttttaaataattttaggtACATTATGTATTGTTATATCACCCACAAGAGAGTTAGCTACACAGACATATTCAGTTCTGCAAGACTTACTCTCATATCACAGCACAATCACATCAAGCTTGGTCATAGGAGGCGAGAACAGAAAGAAACAAAGTGCTGAGTTATCAACAGGTAGTTTACTGTCATTATTCTCTGTGTAATGTAGAAGGCCAGATCATTCTCTCTAGTGCAACTGGTCTCATGTTTATGATTGTATCATTTCTGTGAACTTatgtcatctcagccataagacgtccactgctgaacataggcctcccccttggacctccatacgtgccggatggggagtgaatgccataatcgccacgcttggcaggcgggttggcgatcgcagtcgagtacctacaccgaatttgagggacgctgctgcccgtccactggtggtcttggacgtagtttaaggacatacccgggtccccgGGGTGAACTTatgtaatacaatacaatataaaacaaaatacattagaATTAAAACAAGTGTACCTatgcaataaaattttaatagataATAATATTTGCCCATTATCAAAATTACAGGTGTTCATATAGTAGTGGCTACTCCAGGCAGATTATTTGACCATATGCGCACAAAAGAGTTTGATTATACACATGTCAACTGCTTGGTCTTGGATGAAGCTGATAAAATATTCCAGTATGGGTTTGAAGAGGATTTGAAACAAATTATTGGCAGGTTGCCAAGTAAGTATTAAATGATGTTAAGGTTGGAAGGATGCTCAACAATGCATAATATTTGAACAACTTTGTCATTGAAGTAGTTCCTCAGTTAGCTTATAAGGCTTATGTTGTCATTTATAATAGACTTCCTCTTTAGCAGTTGTGTCTTTTTATCCATTGTAGGAGGTAGTTTATTTTCATCTTCACCATGGGAGTCATGGGAATCTaattaatatcattattataatataaagtagtttttaaccctttgactaAAGCGGGCGCGGCTAAAGTCCATTATCAACCTTCATGCATTCCAACAAGGTTCATGATGACGCACCGCACACGATATGCGTTTCTAAGGGTTAATGAGTATGTGTCATAGTGGCTACATTGTTTTATTGGTGGTATATAGTTATTACAGGGGCTGTGCTAGATTAGCCGGATCCTCACAGAACGAGCAAACGCGCGAGCGAGGTAATTTGCTCGCGCACGTAGACGTGCCTCGGCCGAGGGCGCGCGCGATTTACCTGCTTTGAAATATTCAAGGCCCTATTCAATCATGTAGGACTTTTTGCCAGTTTTTGATCCCCTTCCTCCCTTATGTAAGAAAATAGTATAAGCAGCCAAACCTCCCTCCCCCTACAGATTGAATGAAATTTCATGCTTTGGTTTTCAGGACAAAGACAAACAATGTTATTTAGTGCTACAGAGGCAGAAACCACACAAGCTTTGATAAAGTCAGCCATGAAAGATGATGTCCAATCTATTAACATGAGTGAAGATAATACAAGAGCAACAGTTGAAGGATTAAAACAGGGGTCAGTACCTAAACTTATGtgatatttcaatttcaaagcCTTTTATTATCGAACATACATACTATTTAAtacaatatatatttatgtGTTTGCAACAACTCTCGGCTTGACATGTCCTTTTGAtacaaaggcctcctccattgccttccatacctctctgtcTCTGGCTGGTCGTGTCCATAGTGGACCAGCAGTTTACTTTAAAACTTATGTGATATAGTTAGCCTCAATTGGCAGTCTACATGGTGAGTTATTAAATGAATTTTCAAATGAACTCTTAAAATTCTTGTTACAGATATGCAATATGCGAGACAGAATATAGATTACATTGGTTACATAAATTATTGAAGAAAACAGCATCTTTTAAAGTAATGGTCTTTTTCTCCAgctg contains:
- the LOC134675670 gene encoding probable ATP-dependent RNA helicase pitchoune, producing the protein MSEEKTYPKFKSLKDELSKTTLKAIKNMGFKHMTAVQAEVIPTALDGRDVVATAKTGSGKTLAFLVPVVESIRKHLMDSPITGTLCIVISPTRELATQTYSVLQDLLSYHSTITSSLVIGGENRKKQSAELSTGVHIVVATPGRLFDHMRTKEFDYTHVNCLVLDEADKIFQYGFEEDLKQIIGRLPRQRQTMLFSATEAETTQALIKSAMKDDVQSINMSEDNTRATVEGLKQGYAICETEYRLHWLHKLLKKTASFKVMVFFSSCKSVIFHHEFFSKYCQVAVLCIHGKMNQADRTATITNFYNAKNVALFCTDLAARGLDIPEVDWIVQFDPPADTNEYIHRVGRTARGVGAAGNAVLLLRPEEREFVDYLQDANIFMDKFESWNRYYNLQPKLDAAFSDPNFHKLAVDAMEGYIRSFEVRKLKHVFNLLTLDLDAAARSFGLKEKPDVDIHVGFNKKHRPRKRKAAMLTVPSAPSTKHAKQL